In Pleomorphomonas sp. T1.2MG-36, a single window of DNA contains:
- the tyrS gene encoding tyrosine--tRNA ligase — MSGYKSDFLRTLDERGFIHQISDPEGLDAACMKGPITAYVGYDATATSIHIGNLITVTMLYWLQETGHRPISLMGGGTSMVGDPSFRDDQRKLLTPETIANNIESIKKVYSRILRYGDGPTDAIMANNADWLMKLNYVEFLRDVGRFFSVNRMLSFDSVKLRLDREQSLSFLEFNYMIMQGYDFVELNRRYGTVLQMGGSDQWGNIVNGVDLSHRMNGPQLYALTTPLLTTSSGQKMGKTANGAVWLNGDLFSPYDFWQYFRNTEDADVVRFLKIFTRLPLSEIARLGALGGAEINEAKKILATEATAVVHGREAAEAAAETARLTFEEGVHTDDLPTVEVPKADLEAGVGVLTAFVQAGLAASNGDARRSAQGGGLKVNDRAVTDPKEVLSLQSLNDDGVIKLSLGKKKHILLKPV, encoded by the coding sequence ATGAGCGGCTACAAGTCGGATTTCCTGCGCACGCTCGACGAGCGCGGTTTCATCCACCAGATCTCGGACCCCGAAGGGCTCGACGCGGCGTGCATGAAGGGTCCGATCACCGCCTATGTGGGCTATGACGCCACTGCCACCTCCATCCACATCGGCAACCTCATCACCGTTACCATGCTCTATTGGCTGCAGGAGACCGGCCACCGGCCGATCAGCCTGATGGGCGGCGGTACATCGATGGTGGGCGACCCCTCCTTCCGTGATGACCAGCGCAAGCTGCTGACGCCGGAAACGATCGCCAACAACATCGAGAGCATCAAGAAGGTCTACTCGCGCATCCTGCGCTATGGCGACGGCCCGACCGACGCCATCATGGCCAACAATGCCGACTGGCTGATGAAGCTCAACTACGTCGAGTTCCTGCGCGACGTCGGCCGCTTCTTCTCGGTCAACCGCATGCTGTCCTTCGACAGCGTCAAACTGCGCCTCGACCGCGAGCAGTCGCTGTCCTTCCTCGAATTCAACTACATGATCATGCAGGGCTACGACTTCGTCGAGCTCAACCGCCGCTACGGCACCGTCCTTCAGATGGGCGGCTCCGATCAGTGGGGCAACATCGTCAACGGCGTCGATCTCAGCCACCGCATGAACGGCCCGCAGCTCTACGCGCTGACGACGCCGCTTCTGACCACCTCGTCAGGCCAGAAGATGGGCAAGACCGCCAATGGCGCCGTCTGGCTCAACGGCGACCTCTTCAGCCCCTATGACTTCTGGCAGTATTTCCGCAACACCGAGGATGCCGACGTCGTCCGCTTCCTGAAGATCTTCACCCGTCTGCCGCTTTCCGAGATCGCCCGGCTCGGCGCACTCGGTGGAGCCGAGATCAACGAGGCCAAGAAGATCCTCGCCACCGAGGCGACCGCCGTCGTCCATGGCCGGGAAGCAGCCGAAGCGGCCGCCGAAACCGCGCGCCTGACCTTCGAGGAAGGCGTCCACACCGACGACCTGCCGACCGTCGAAGTGCCGAAGGCCGATCTTGAAGCCGGCGTCGGCGTACTCACTGCCTTCGTGCAGGCCGGCCTCGCCGCATCCAATGGCGATGCCCGCCGTTCGGCCCAGGGCGGCGGCCTCAAGGTCAACGACCGCGCGGTCACCGATCCCAAGGAGGTCCTGTCGCTCCAGAGCCTCAACGACGACGGCGTCATCAAGCTGTCGCTCGGCAAGAAGAAGCACATCCTGTTGAAGCCGGTCTGA